The Microbacter margulisiae genomic sequence TTATTTTTTTACCACAAGTGTCGATGCCGATGACAATTTACTCAAAGAAGGCGTTTCAGCAGATCAGATTTTTATGGTCGGAAACCTGATGATTGACACACTGGAAGCTAACTTATCCAAAGCCCAAAGCAGTACGCAAATTTTCCCCTTGTTGAATAAAGGAGAACATATCAACATTGCAGATATTGCAAAAGCTGGATATGGGGTCATGACGTTTCATCGTCCGTCCAATGTAGATAATAAAGAAATATTGACGCAACTGGTTTCAATTTGGGGTGCTATCTCCGAAAAGATTCCCCTGGTATTTCCCATTCATCCCCGTACCTATAAAAACATTCAACAATTCGGATTGCTTGACAAGATCAATCAATATGAACATCTTTTGTTGATTGAACCGTTAGGTTATCTTGAATTTATTCATTTGGTGAGCAACGCCACTTTTGCCTTGACCGACTCCGGTGGCATTCAGGAAGAGACTACTCATCTCAATATTCCTTGCCTGACAGTTCGCCCGAATACAGAGCGCCCTGTGACAGTATGGGAAGGGAGTAACAAATTGATTCAGCTGAATGATATAGAACAAGAAATCAACTTAATTCTTCAGGGAAACGGAAAGAAAGGAACAAACCCAAAATATTGGGATGGAAAAACTGCACAACGGATTGTAGCGATTCTGGAAACGATTTAAAATCATAAACCTATGAAGCGTATTTTCACTATTGTTGGGGCACGGCCTCAGTTTGTGAAAGCTGCTGCCGTTAGCCGAATGCTCAAAAAACATGGCATTGACGAAGTGTTGGTGCATACAGGACAACATTTTGATGCCAACATGTCGGACGTGTTTTTTGAGGAAATGGAAATCCCCAAACCAGACCATAATTTGAATATTAACGGTTTGACGCACGGAGCAATGACCGGGCGTATGCTTGAAGGGATTGAGAAACTTTTGTTGCAAGAACAACCTGATGCCGTAATGGTTTTCGGTGATACGAACTCTACACTGGCAGGGGCATTGGCAGCAAAAAAAATTAATATTCCGGTAATTCACGTCGAAGCCGGCCTGCGATCTTTCAATATGAAAATGCCGGAAGAAATCAACCGAATCATAACTGACCGCATATCCGACATCCTTTTCTGCCCGACGGAAAATGCCATACAAAATCTTAAACGTGAAGGGTTTGATCTTTTTCCTGTCAAAATAATCAAAAATGGAGATGTAATGCAGGATGCCGCCTACTATTATGCGCAGAAAGCAGCATTAAAATCGACCATTATCGAACAATTAGGATTACACCATTTTGTACTGGCAACCATTCACAGGCAAGAAAATACGGATGATATTCAAAAGCTTCATCATTTGATTGATGGATTGAATGCCATTAATCATGAAATACCGGTTGTTCTTCCATTACATCCACGCACAGAACACATTTTAAGCCAATGTCATATCCGTTCAAAATGTATCATTATTAAACCCGTTGGATATTTTGATATGATTAGACTCCTGAAATCCTGCCAATTGGTCATAACCGACAGTGGAGGAGTTCAAAAGGAAGCCTTTTTCTTCGGTAAACATTGCATCACATTGCGTGAAGAAACGGAATGGGTTGAGCTGGTGGAAAATGGATTCAACACATTGGTAGGCGCTGACGAAAACCTGTTATTTGCCGCTTATCACACCATGAAGCAAAAACAATCCGACTTTTCGCTCAATCTGTATGGCAATGGAACAGCTGCTGAACAGATAGCATTAACAATCAAAGAACTATAATCAACAAAAATACCACACATGCAAATCGGACGAAAAGATGTGGCATGGAATTTTGCGGCTACCTTTATGCGCATCGCCTCAGGGCTGATTGTGTTGCCATTGGTATTACGCCTTCTGCCCAGCCAGGAAGTAGGATTATGGAATATTTTCCTGACTATCGGATCCATTGCTATCTTGCTCGATTTCGGTTTTTCCAATGCATTCGCCCGTAATATTACCTACATCTTCAGTGGAGTCAAAGAGCTCAAAGCGGAAGGATATGTCGCTGTTGACCAAAATGATTCATCCATAGACTATGGACTTTTACGTAGTGTCATCAATGCCATGCGAAGATATTACGGCATTCTGGCAGGCGCTTTTCTGCTGTTGTTTATCTTAGCCAGTCCTTTCTATTTGCGTTCTGTGCTTGAAAAATACAACGGAAATACTCATGTAGTTTGGGTCGCCTGGTTTACATACGGAACACTTGTTGCATACCAGTTATATACTTTCTATTATGGCGCTTTACTGACCGGGAGGGGATTTGTAAAGAAAAATATGCAGATTATTGTTGCAGCACAAAGCGCCCGTATCATCATTACGGCTATTTTTCTTCTGAACGGCCTCGGATTGATGTCTCTGGTGGTCGGAATGTTTATCAGTGATATCATTAACCGCACATTATCCTATCTGGCATTTTACGACAAAGAGATAAAATATCAGATCAAACACAGCACTGCCATGCCTGTACGGGCGATCATGAAAATCATGACACCCAATGCTATCAAAATCGGCCTCACCTCGGTAGGCGGATTCCTGATCAATAAAGCGGTTATACTTATTGCGCCCCTTTATTTATCGTTAACGGATATAGCCTCTTATGGAACGACGAAACAATTTATTGACTTAATTGCATCTATCGGAAGCATTTGGTTCACTACTTATTATCCGAAAATGACTTTATATCGGGTTAATAATGAAATTGATGGCGTAAAGCGGCTATACACCAAGAGTAAAATTTTCCTGATCGGATCTTTTATCGTTATGGGAACCGGGCTCATTATAGCTGGGCCTCCCGTCCTTCAATTTATTCATAGTAAAACCCATCTCCTGCCTGATGTAATGATATTTGTTTGTCTGATAATTGGATTCTTGGAGACGAATCATGGCATTTCGGGAGCACTGCTGCTTACCAAAAACGAAGTACCTTTCGTGAAAGCATCACTTTTGTCAGGAACGGGAACCATCATCCTTCTTTTGTTGGGACTAAAAGTTACATCGTTAGGTATCTGGAGCATGTTATTAGCACCGGGACTGGCACAGGCAACCTATCAAAACTGGAAATGGCCGCTATCCGTCATTCAGGATTTGAAACTCACGTTAGGAGATTATTTTCAAGCCTTCCGGACATTTTTGCAAGGGATAAAGGAGACCGTTAAAAAATAACTTTGTACCTTTGTTCAATAGCTTAACACAATAGTTTGTATGTTGAAAATAATCGGCATTGTCACTGCATATTACCCCCAGCCTGATGATCTGGAAACAAATATAAATTCCTACCTTCCCTGGATTGACAGGCTGATTATCTGGGATAACACGCCACACGAACAAAGCATTATTACACAAGTCGTAGAGCAATTAAACAGTGATAAAGTGGAAGTGCGCACCACCGGCAAAAACGAATATCTGGCATATCCTTTTAATGAAATAACGCGTTGGGCTGACCAACAGGGATATACGCATCTGTTGACGATGGATCAGGATAGCTGCTTTGCACCGGGTCATTTCGAAAACTATTTACAAGCTATACAACAAATTGAAAACGATCACATCGCTGCTTACGGACCGGGGTTGAACCTGCCCGGTTATGCCGACGAAAACATTCAGGAAGTTCCCTATGTCATAACATCAGGAGCTATTTATCCCATTAATAGCCTGCTACAAGTTTCATTATTCAATCAAGGACTGGTGATTGACACAGTGGATATTGAATATGGCCTGCGGACAGGAACAAAAGGATATAAAACCTTTCAACTGAATCATATTAATCTGATACATAGACTAGGAGATAAAGAAAAACATTGGACAGGGTTGATTATTAATCATTATTCTGCACAACGCACTTACTATTACCTCCGGAATACGCTTTGGATATTTAAACATTACCCGGAAGCTTTTACCAAACGGGAACAGAAAAGTTTTATCCGATACAACATTATCCATCGTACTTTGAAAATAGAACTAGAAAAATATCCGCTTAAAAAGTTTCAGGCTATCCTTGCTGCTGTATGGCATGCGCATAAAAATAAATTGGGCAAATACGACCATTTCATCTAATAACAAACATGGACGTCTCTATCATCATTGTGAACTACAACACGAAAGCGCTTCTTCATAACTGCCTGCAATCGGTTATGGAACAAACGCGTGACGTTCATTATGAAATTATTGTAGTTGACAATGCGTCAGCCGACGGAAGCGTTGAAATGATCCAAGAGAAATTCCCTGCTGTGACACTTTTGGCTGAAAATACCAACTGGGGTTTTGGCCGGGCTAACAACATCGGAGCTAAAATAGCAAAAGGGAAATATCTCTTTTTGCTTAATTCCGATACGCTCATTCGCAATAACGCCATTAAGACATTGGTTGATTTTCTCGAAAGCAACCCTAGAGCCGGCATCTGTGGCGCGCAATTGCTTAATCAGGATTTGTCCCTGGCAACTTCGTTCCAAAGACTTCCCTCCTTAATGGCTGAATGGAAAGTTTGCTTTGCTCCTTTTTTATTATCCAAAAAGCAACCGGTCTATAGCAACCCCGTAAAAGCTGGATTCGTATCCGGCGCCGACCTGATGATTCGTAAAAGTCTGTTTGATCAGTTACAAGGCTTTGATCCCGATTTCTTCCTATACTTCGAAGAAACAGAATTAACATATCGCTCAAAAAAAGCAGGGTATTCCGTTTGGTTTATTCCTACGGCTGAAATCATCCATTTCGGAGAACAATCCGGCGAACCTGAAGCTAAAAAAGTAGATAAATGGACATTTTCCGAAATGTGGTATAGCCGCTTCCTGTATGCAGATAAAACATCCGGTTGCGCCCGTTGTGTTTTTTTGATTCATCAAACCAAAGGAGTAATGGCCTCTACTCTTTTCAAAGTCATTGGCAACCAGGCAAAACAATCCTATTGGCACAAAAAGAATGACATCATCCGCAACCAGTTTCAACGTTATCGGAACTGGAAGCAAACAGCCCATTGAATCTGTATTCTACTCTTTAGCTATGAACATTTTCTACTTTTTCCCCGAAACGCCTTCGTATATGCTGCAATGGCAACGAATCCATATTTTTGACGAATTAGAACGAAACGGACATACGATCACTGTTTACAACCCATTATCATTCAATACCATTGACGAAGCAAACGAACAATTGCCCAAAACACTACGGCAGCAGGCTGCATCCATTGATCTATTCATGAATGCAGCGCCTGAAAAGTTTCTGTATAAGGAAACCATGAAAGAGGTACAAAAGATAGGAATCCCTTCATTGCTCATCTGCTTTGATAATTTGCACGCACCTTTTATTCACCGGGACATGGCTCCCTATTTTGATTTGGTCTGGCTTACGTCATGGGAAACGCAACCACTTTTTGAGAAATGGCATTGCAAAACGATTTTTCAACCTTACGCTGCCAATCCTTATGCTTTTATTCCCAACCATACCCATGAAATCAATTCGATAGGCTTTATCGGAAGGCTTTATGATGACCGTGTAAACCGGATTAATCAGTTAACCAGCAACAAAATACCCTGCACACTCTATTCCGATAGCTTCTTCTCCGATGGCAATCACACTGCCCCAAAGGCATTGACGTATCAGGAAACCGCTTTGCTCCTGTGGCGATTATCAAAATTCGGCATTGGCAGAAGGGTGGCTTATGGAACCATAAAAAACAAACTGTTCCCGGCAAAGAATCATTTGGTAAACAATGATTTTCTCGAACTTAAACACTCGGTTCCCTTCAGTCAAATGAGCGAAACCTACTCCAACCATGCCCTTGCCTTGGGAATATCAGAGTTACGAAATACCTTTGTACTCAAACATCCGGTGCATAAACTGCACTTGCGCACTTTCGAAATACCCATGTGCGGTGGACTACAGATCACCCCGTTTACGGAAGAGCTGTCCGGTTATTTTGAAGATGGAAAAGAAATCGTCCTATGTCAAAATAACGAAGAGTTTATCGATAAGGCAACCTTCTATCTGAAACCCGAAAATGCACGCCTACGGCTTGAAATGAAAGAGAACGCCCGGAAACGGGCAGAATCGGAACATACATGGACAAAACGCTTTGACAAAGTATTCCAGGCATTATTCGGGAAATGATTCATACACCATGACACCTAAGGTCTCCATATTAGTCCCGGTTTACAATACCGCCCTTTTTCTTGAAAAGTGTGTTCGCTCCCTTTTTGAACAAACATTCAAGGAACTCGAATTCGTGTTTGTAGATGACGGTTCGCGGGATAATAGCTTGGACATCTTAAACCAGATTATTGTCCAATATCCCGAAAGACAACCCAACGTGATAGTAAACCGGCATGAGAAAAACAAGGGCGTTGCCGCCACACGCAACACATTGGTATCCTTGGCTTCAGCAGAATATCTATGTTTTGTAGATAGCGACGACTACATTGATAAAGATGCGGTTGAATTGCTTTACAAGGAAGCAATACAGAAACGCGCCGATATTGTGGTGTGCGATATTGCCCGCGAATGGGGGAAAAGCGTAAAAATACAACGCCTCCCCTATGAGGCCGATCCTTTGGCATACACTCAACAACTGATTGCCGCAGATACGCCGGCTTATTGTTGCGCCAAGCTGATTCGTTCCAATCTCTATTCACAACATGATATTGCCTGCACGGAAGGAGTTAACATTCTGGAAGATTATCATACGGTAACCCGGTTGGCTTATTTCGCCTCATCAATTGCCAAAATTGATAAACCGTTGTACCATTACGTGCTTTACAACGCCTCTGCAGCTACAAAATCATGGAATGAAAAGAAACTCGATAATATTCTCCAATCACTGACTATTGTCGAAACATTCTTCAATAGCCGTCCGGATGCTGGGAAATTTATCGTTCCCCTACAAAAAATAAAACTAAAATCGAAGATCAATCTGCTCATGACCTTTCCTCCCCGCTTACGCGATCAGATAATCCGTCAGTTTTCTGATACCGGAAAGGTCGATATGCCATTAAAGCTGCATGAGAAAATAATCCTGCGTCTGGCATCAACAAAAAATCACTGTTGCCTGAATGTTTTTATTGCGCTCTACACGAACACCATTGCATTGAAGAAACGATTTCTGGGATAATAATCTGCCGGCACTTTGACTAACAATAATCAGTAGTATATACCAAGCCTGTTCAGCGTATTTTGTTTATCCTGTATCCTTATTTTATAGCGCTCAAAGTATGTTGATAAAATTTCAGAAAGGCATCATACTCTTCTACAAAAGTATGCTTCCGATGATATTCCTTTTGATTCAAAAGGTTTTAAATCATATTATCGGGTATTTTCTTTTGTGACATAAACCCTGTTTTCAAATTCCCCTCTCTTTTATAGGAGAGAGTGTCTGTAGGACGGGAGAGGGTTAATGTACTGCTTCTTTTCCCAATCTCATTTGCAACAACCTGGATCAGATAACCATTTCGGAACCTTATTTCAGGTGTAGCTTAACCCCTTAGTAGGGAAACAATAACCGCTCTGGGAATTAACCTTATTCCCTTATTTTATAGCGCTCAAAGTATGTTGAATTCGTCTTGACTTTTACAAGCTTTAAATACTAAAAAAAGGGAAGAGCCGTTTTATGAAAAGCAAAACTATAAAACACCACTCTTCCCCATGTACTTAGTACTCGACAAAGATACAATAAATAAAGAAATAGTGCCATTCATCCCTGTACCCAAGAGAGGGTTCAGGACAAAGTGTGATATCGCCGAGATTGTTAACTGCATATTGTACAAATTAAAAACAGGTTGTCAATGGCATATGTTGCCCGTTAAAAGTTTATTTTCTAATGTCGTATTGCATTATAAGACTGTTTTCGGTTATTTTCGTACATGGTGTAAATCAGGAGTGTTACAACAAATCTGGTTTGGTTTATTGAATAAATACAGAGCCTCATTGGACATGTCCAGTGTTGATTTGGATGGCAGCCATACCCCCGCATTACGTGGAGGAGAACAGGTTGCTTATCAGGGTCGGAAGAAAAGGAAGACTACCAATGCTCTTTATCTTACAGACAGACAAGGTATCCCATTGGCCATATCAGACCCGATAGAAGGGAATCACAATGATTTACATCAAATTAAAGAACGTTTTACCGACATTATTGATTCGCTGAATAACTCCGATATAAGAGTTGATGGTCTTTTTCTTAATGCCGATGCAGGTTTTGACTCTGCGGAGTTCAGAGAATTCTGTTCTTCCCATGAAATAATACCCAACATCGCTATTAACTGGCGTAACGCAGCACATACGGATGATATATTCTTCGATGAATTGCTCTATCAGCAACGCTATTGCATAGAAAGAACCAATGCATGGATGGATAGTTTCAGATCTCTATTGAACAGATTTGATGTTACTTGCTCCAGTTGGCAAAGCTTTAACCTTATCGCTTTTATCGTGATACTACTTAAGAAAATTACTAAACAGAAAAAGTCAAGATGACTTCGTTGATAAAATTTCAGAAAGGCATCATACTCTTCTGCAAAAGTATGCTTCCAATGATGTTCCTTTTGATTCAATATGTATTTACAGACTCTATCAACATCGCCTTTAGAGACAGAAAAAGCGGAACAGCTCATTTGCCACTCAAAGGCTCCTGTGCACAGTTTATTCTCATTAATAAAACGATCAGATGCTGATGCAACAACGTCTGCCAGTTGCTCTTCCGATATGTCAGGAGAGCGGGAGACAAGGAAATGCGCATGTTCCGGATTGGCATAAATAGCATACATATGGCATCCATGGTTATTGACAATGCCGGTTATATATTTTTCAATGCGCTGCCTATGGATTTCCTGAATTAATGGCAAACGGTGTAACGTGGTAAAAACAAAATGTGTATATAAATTGTTATATTCAATTTTCATATAATAAGGGAATAAGGTTAAGTCTATTTATGTGTTATCTTTTCTACTAAGGGAGAATATCTTATCCGAAATAAGGTTTTAAATCATATTATCGGGTATTTTCTTTTGTGACATAAACCCTGTTTTCAAATTCCCCTCTCTTTTATAGGAGAGAGTGTCTGTAGGACGGGAGAGGGTTAATGTACTGCTTCTTTTCCCAATCTCATTTGCAACAACCTGGATCAGATAACCATTTCGGAACCTTATTTCAGGTGTAGCTTAACCCCTTAGTAGGGAAACAATAACCGCCCTGGGAATTAACCTTATTCCATTATTGCACGCCTGCTAAGGTTAATTCCTTATCCGAAATAAGGTTTTAAATCATATTATCGGGTATTTTCTTTTGTGACATAAACCCTGTTTTCAAATTCCCCTCTCTTTTATAGGAGAGAGTGTCTGTAGGACGGGAGAGGGTTAATGTACTGCTTCTTTTCCCAATCTCATTTGCAACAACCTGGATCAGATAACCATTTCGGAACCTTATTTCAGGTGTAGCTTAACCCCTTAGTAGGGAAACAATAACCGCCCTGGGAATTAACCTTATTCCATTATTGCACGCCTGCTAAGGTTAATTCCTTATCCGAAATAAGAATGACAACCCTACTTATTTCCACTACTTAATCCGTAACTCCTTGCAGAAACCGGGCAAATTCACTGTAGTTTCTGGTAGCATCACACCGCTCCTGCCATCTTTCCCGTGCGTTTTTACGAATGGTAGCTTTATTCTCTTGCCGCATATACGATACAATAGCCTGTGCAACCCCATCAGCCGATATGTCAACCGGTAGAAGCTTACCCACTGCCTCATCCACTATCTCTCTTGTACCTCCCGCGTCAGTGGCAATCACAGGAATTCCAAACGACAACGCCTCCATAATGGAAACAGGGACGCCTTCGTTTTCACTGACATTGATAAACAGGTCAATAGGAGTAGTCGCGTAATAGTTCAACACTTCGCGGTTCGTTTTGCTTCCTGCCAGTTCAACAGTAACACAATCAGGCAATTGTTTCGACCTGTTGGAGATCGTCTCATACAATGGGCCTGTGCCGATATGCGTCCATTTCAAAGAGACATGGATGAGCTGCAAGGCTTCAATCAACAAAGAAATCCTTTTTACCGGTACCATGTAGGAACAACTGACAAGATGGAATACCGACGATGCATCCGCAGTATTTAAGCCGTTGTCCACAACTCCCAGACGAAACAAATGTGCATGACGAATCCATTGTGCATACCGCCTGGTCATATATTCCTGCCCATCTTCGGAAATAAACACACAATGCGACAGCGTCGGCAACAATAACTGCCGGAACGGAATATAACCACCCTTAAACTCTTCATAAAGATCTGTCCGGTGAAACCGTGCAACACGCTGCAAATCCTGATGCCCAGCTTTCAGAAAAGGCATCAATAATGCCAGTTTATCGCCCCAATAAGAATACACCACCGTTTCGGCATCAATCAACGCCTGCAACTCTTTCATCCGTGAACGGTTGGC encodes the following:
- the wecB gene encoding non-hydrolyzing UDP-N-acetylglucosamine 2-epimerase, yielding MKRIFTIVGARPQFVKAAAVSRMLKKHGIDEVLVHTGQHFDANMSDVFFEEMEIPKPDHNLNINGLTHGAMTGRMLEGIEKLLLQEQPDAVMVFGDTNSTLAGALAAKKINIPVIHVEAGLRSFNMKMPEEINRIITDRISDILFCPTENAIQNLKREGFDLFPVKIIKNGDVMQDAAYYYAQKAALKSTIIEQLGLHHFVLATIHRQENTDDIQKLHHLIDGLNAINHEIPVVLPLHPRTEHILSQCHIRSKCIIIKPVGYFDMIRLLKSCQLVITDSGGVQKEAFFFGKHCITLREETEWVELVENGFNTLVGADENLLFAAYHTMKQKQSDFSLNLYGNGTAAEQIALTIKEL
- a CDS encoding glycosyltransferase: MNTRLILLTDSFPFGNKETFLETEIGFLSDAFASVHLFPLHGEGDVRPQAGNVVVHAPFLPFDPKNQKRLFIAGLCNTGPLGFALKELITKSIYTNPVHLRVWSAALLVLRAAHANRSRMKELQALIDAETVVYSYWGDKLALLMPFLKAGHQDLQRVARFHRTDLYEEFKGGYIPFRQLLLPTLSHCVFISEDGQEYMTRRYAQWIRHAHLFRLGVVDNGLNTADASSVFHLVSCSYMVPVKRISLLIEALQLIHVSLKWTHIGTGPLYETISNRSKQLPDCVTVELAGSKTNREVLNYYATTPIDLFINVSENEGVPVSIMEALSFGIPVIATDAGGTREIVDEAVGKLLPVDISADGVAQAIVSYMRQENKATIRKNARERWQERCDATRNYSEFARFLQGVTD
- a CDS encoding glycosyltransferase family 2 protein gives rise to the protein MDVSIIIVNYNTKALLHNCLQSVMEQTRDVHYEIIVVDNASADGSVEMIQEKFPAVTLLAENTNWGFGRANNIGAKIAKGKYLFLLNSDTLIRNNAIKTLVDFLESNPRAGICGAQLLNQDLSLATSFQRLPSLMAEWKVCFAPFLLSKKQPVYSNPVKAGFVSGADLMIRKSLFDQLQGFDPDFFLYFEETELTYRSKKAGYSVWFIPTAEIIHFGEQSGEPEAKKVDKWTFSEMWYSRFLYADKTSGCARCVFLIHQTKGVMASTLFKVIGNQAKQSYWHKKNDIIRNQFQRYRNWKQTAH
- the wecB gene encoding non-hydrolyzing UDP-N-acetylglucosamine 2-epimerase; this translates as MKKKILLVVGARPNFMKIAPLMHALQDNPHLEAILVHTGQHYDNQMSGRFFEELGIPAPHINLEVGSASHAQQTARIMMGFEQVCLDEKPDFVLVVGDVNSTAACTLVAAKLNIKSIHYEAGLRSRDRSMPEEINRLVTDAISDYFFTTSVDADDNLLKEGVSADQIFMVGNLMIDTLEANLSKAQSSTQIFPLLNKGEHINIADIAKAGYGVMTFHRPSNVDNKEILTQLVSIWGAISEKIPLVFPIHPRTYKNIQQFGLLDKINQYEHLLLIEPLGYLEFIHLVSNATFALTDSGGIQEETTHLNIPCLTVRPNTERPVTVWEGSNKLIQLNDIEQEINLILQGNGKKGTNPKYWDGKTAQRIVAILETI
- a CDS encoding glycosyltransferase → MLKIIGIVTAYYPQPDDLETNINSYLPWIDRLIIWDNTPHEQSIITQVVEQLNSDKVEVRTTGKNEYLAYPFNEITRWADQQGYTHLLTMDQDSCFAPGHFENYLQAIQQIENDHIAAYGPGLNLPGYADENIQEVPYVITSGAIYPINSLLQVSLFNQGLVIDTVDIEYGLRTGTKGYKTFQLNHINLIHRLGDKEKHWTGLIINHYSAQRTYYYLRNTLWIFKHYPEAFTKREQKSFIRYNIIHRTLKIELEKYPLKKFQAILAAVWHAHKNKLGKYDHFI
- the wzx gene encoding O-unit flippase-like protein, translated to MQIGRKDVAWNFAATFMRIASGLIVLPLVLRLLPSQEVGLWNIFLTIGSIAILLDFGFSNAFARNITYIFSGVKELKAEGYVAVDQNDSSIDYGLLRSVINAMRRYYGILAGAFLLLFILASPFYLRSVLEKYNGNTHVVWVAWFTYGTLVAYQLYTFYYGALLTGRGFVKKNMQIIVAAQSARIIITAIFLLNGLGLMSLVVGMFISDIINRTLSYLAFYDKEIKYQIKHSTAMPVRAIMKIMTPNAIKIGLTSVGGFLINKAVILIAPLYLSLTDIASYGTTKQFIDLIASIGSIWFTTYYPKMTLYRVNNEIDGVKRLYTKSKIFLIGSFIVMGTGLIIAGPPVLQFIHSKTHLLPDVMIFVCLIIGFLETNHGISGALLLTKNEVPFVKASLLSGTGTIILLLLGLKVTSLGIWSMLLAPGLAQATYQNWKWPLSVIQDLKLTLGDYFQAFRTFLQGIKETVKK
- a CDS encoding IS5 family transposase, producing the protein MYLVLDKDTINKEIVPFIPVPKRGFRTKCDIAEIVNCILYKLKTGCQWHMLPVKSLFSNVVLHYKTVFGYFRTWCKSGVLQQIWFGLLNKYRASLDMSSVDLDGSHTPALRGGEQVAYQGRKKRKTTNALYLTDRQGIPLAISDPIEGNHNDLHQIKERFTDIIDSLNNSDIRVDGLFLNADAGFDSAEFREFCSSHEIIPNIAINWRNAAHTDDIFFDELLYQQRYCIERTNAWMDSFRSLLNRFDVTCSSWQSFNLIAFIVILLKKITKQKKSR
- a CDS encoding glycosyltransferase gives rise to the protein MNIFYFFPETPSYMLQWQRIHIFDELERNGHTITVYNPLSFNTIDEANEQLPKTLRQQAASIDLFMNAAPEKFLYKETMKEVQKIGIPSLLICFDNLHAPFIHRDMAPYFDLVWLTSWETQPLFEKWHCKTIFQPYAANPYAFIPNHTHEINSIGFIGRLYDDRVNRINQLTSNKIPCTLYSDSFFSDGNHTAPKALTYQETALLLWRLSKFGIGRRVAYGTIKNKLFPAKNHLVNNDFLELKHSVPFSQMSETYSNHALALGISELRNTFVLKHPVHKLHLRTFEIPMCGGLQITPFTEELSGYFEDGKEIVLCQNNEEFIDKATFYLKPENARLRLEMKENARKRAESEHTWTKRFDKVFQALFGK
- a CDS encoding glycosyltransferase family 2 protein; the encoded protein is MTPKVSILVPVYNTALFLEKCVRSLFEQTFKELEFVFVDDGSRDNSLDILNQIIVQYPERQPNVIVNRHEKNKGVAATRNTLVSLASAEYLCFVDSDDYIDKDAVELLYKEAIQKRADIVVCDIAREWGKSVKIQRLPYEADPLAYTQQLIAADTPAYCCAKLIRSNLYSQHDIACTEGVNILEDYHTVTRLAYFASSIAKIDKPLYHYVLYNASAATKSWNEKKLDNILQSLTIVETFFNSRPDAGKFIVPLQKIKLKSKINLLMTFPPRLRDQIIRQFSDTGKVDMPLKLHEKIILRLASTKNHCCLNVFIALYTNTIALKKRFLG